The sequence aaaatttacttaaagtatcaaaagcaAAAGTGCTTGTTATGCAGTAAAATGGCCCCTGTTGTAACTGATGTGTTATTATATTTTGCATTGTTAAATTGTTAATATTGCATCTATGCATAAGCAGCaatttactgttgtagctggtcgtttaactactttatatacagttgtatataatgtacagtCTGCTGGTAAAGATGAAAAAATCTGCTACATCACTTTGTATTAATTTTTTGGACTTTGTTGTGTAATAGTGGATCGTTTTACCTCTGTGGGCCTTGAAAagttattgaaatgaaaccatctgggaagtttagaggggaaatctCTTTTGGTGGAACTGCAATAACTCATTGATGTCTGAAATGTGACACACAGCTTCAAATGCATTGCCTTTTTGTAAGGCCTTGAGCCAAAAAGATGGAGGACCAGTGGTTTAATTTTtaacaatgcattgtatattttcatttcataggTTATTTACATGTATAGGCACCTGAGCAATGGAGGAAGTGGAGCAAATGCATCCCCATTATTCAATTAGGgggagcaaagttatggtttttccaccccactttttgtctttttaaaaatatttatcatcatacagtccctgcaatcaggtgattatatttaagcagcctatatcaatgatcatttttctattttcagcaactgccaaaaacaagtaataaaaaaatctgatgttttcggACCACCCCGAAAGTTGGTTCAGTCCAACGTGTggtgagaaagagacagacagacagagcggagcttttcctcacagcaccaaagtgtctgaattaacaaacagtcaaatgtcCAGCGGTGGACAGTAACTTGTTCAGACTTCTgcaaaatactctgctttagtttcagttttagtcactttgaatggaattatttttaaatatgatgacaCATCACTCGTAATGCGTGATGATCTCTCATCCGGCTGCTCTGCGCTGTGCTTTTATTATCatgattattctctcattttctcatacaaGTTTACTCTAAGGGGCAGTAAGGTCTAGTCCTCAACTAAAATGGCCCTTTTAAGTCTTGAGCAGCAAAAATCACCTTCCGaattgtgcattaaaatagtccttgatttgagataatgtaggttacaataatctgcttttgaagttatGATTACATTCCTGTATAACATTACAACTACAATAGCAACCACGAGAACCTGTGTGTGGGATTAGATTTAGACAGTTGAGGtgaggccatttcattcatcaaattgtttttactttgttgcaATTGCTAGACTTTGAAGATGCCTTGTGAGTATTGAGATTAGCAGccctcaggtttaacattgtttaaccaggtttGATTATACAAATcatgttgtgatgtgttgtaagactatttcatttatataaattgtttgtccttgtttaacCTTGAATATGGCCTAGTAGCCTGCAACCTACTaacattttaggctacataatgtttttatgaatataatttcaaatatgaaatagcttttcttctaataatcatttcctgtcctcatCCACACAATTATACACTGTTATTGATGAATTCCTGGTTTTCATAGCCTCCTCAATCTGACTAATCTAGTCCAGTGCAGGttgctgtttcttgacttaatccaagaggttagaTGGTGTAGAAATGAAGGGAATTTGTTTTCAACTTTCCAAGTTTTCTCCCTTATTTCAATACATAACCAGGCACCTATGGATACatgttatacattttttatgcgAAATCTTAAACTGAAAAGTAACAGCTGCCAAATAAggcagtgaaaacaaaaagtaaatttccctctgaaatttTGTGAAGTATAAGTATGTAATAGCATACAATTTAACTTCAAAACcgtacttaagtactgtacttgagtaaatgtactgctgatcatcctctctttctttcattcatcaCCCCTTTCGTCTTGCTTCAGAATGCATTAAGTACTACCAGAGAAACTACGGGGACAACTTTGAGCACAACATTCCTGAAAATGCCTCCTTGCTCGAGTTTTCTCCCCGGGGATCTCCACCCGAGGCCATGCCAGTTGTGCTGTGGAACTGGACAGACCCTGACACCAGTGATATGGGCCGGGGGAGGCTGCTGCGGGGCAGGAAAGTCTGGGTGGCTGAGAGAGTGACGCAAGCGGACCAAGGCAACTACACCGTGAGAGATGGCAGAGGGAAGGTCTTGTCCCGTAGCACCCTCACTGTCCGCGGTGAGCAGAGAAAGAACACCAGAAGATTTTAAACTTTAGGATCCTGTCAacaataatgattatattttatctttctctctccatctgatTCCCTCTCATaccttcacccccccccccccccgttcaCGATCCTGCATGTGGATGCAGGGCACGCCTTCAATGTCACCCGCTTCACCAAGGAATCCCTAAACCTGCCCCTCTTTCTTCCTGTCCCTCATGCCAACCTTATTTTTACCCCCGCCCGACACCCTGACGAAACCTCCCTGGGCCCTTTCGACCCTAAGCCCCCCCGTGGCCCCGTGCAGCTGATCCGCGAGGGCCAGATAACAGACTATGACATGCGGTACAGGGGCCTCATCTCTCTGGGCAGAAATGGCTCCATCAATGAGGTCATCATAGTGAGACTGACCTCAAGGCACGATGGGGTGTATGAAATCAGAGATGGGGATGGCAACCTGGTGTCCTCCACCTTTTTGCAGGTGATCGGTGagtggcagttttttttttgtatctgaaTTGTTTGTTTCACCACAGTCACCATTCCCCCCGATGTCTGTTCCATCTCTGTGTCTCTAATCTCTCCAGAAAAGGGGGGTAGATGGCGAGCGCTTCTCAAGTCCATCACTGTCCCCTCCGGCATGTTTGTGTCGCTGGCTGGTTTCATCCTGTTCATGAAGCGCTACCCTAACTGCACCATTTCGCAGATCTTCGCTGGCTTCAGAGCAATCCGCACTCCACCAGCCAACCCTCCGAGGGTCAACATCCAGGTGAGGAAATCAGGAGAACCAGGTTATTGGCCCTGCTGGCTGAGATAGCTGTTCAGGTAGCAGAATTGATATATGGGATGTTCTTAAAATAAATCTGGTCTTGCCTTATTTTAGACACTAACCACCAAGTACTTTCcaagaaatataaaaagcaaagaaTAAAAGCAAATCACTCACgcaaacacaaaatcaatatAAAACTGAATGCCAGTCCATTGAAAATCTTTCATAAATGTGCATAAATGTAGACCAAGGCCTCTATggctttggggttttttttccaaaatgctgAGACATGCTGCAGACATACAACTAGAACATACAGGAGgtgaattaaagaaaaaaaaaaagaataaatgagtagagaaacagaacaaattCAGATGCCTCCATACAGGACATGAGAGGGTCACTGAATAGTTTGATTAATATGACAATTATCTGAATTATATATTttggccttcgcagtcaccagatctcaactcaATTAAAAACCTATGGGGGATTTTGGAGCGACGGACAATAATGCAATTATGGtatggtgttcatccctccagtagagatCCAGAAACTTTTAGAATCAATGAGCATTGAAGCTATTCTTGTGGCTCACGGTGGCCTAACATCTTAATATGACACCAcgtttctttgttttctctcaatTTGTCATCTTGTGTGTCAGACAAGTATATTAATAGTGTAAATCAGTGGTGTTTGTTAAATTTTGGTATCACACCCAACATAAATCCTTAAAAAATCATGTATGTGAGttagtttcacaataataatgtatcaaatgaGATGtgaatacaaaagaaaaataatgttctTTAGCAAGAGAAGGAAATCTGTGTGATTATAAATTATGTAGATGACTGCCTCATCAAACCAAGAGGCTTCACTGagttttatgtgtctgtgtgtgtttgtgttgcgtGCAGGACTACAGCCAGCCCTGCATTCAGCCCTCAGGCTTCAGTCACTCTCAGCAGCCTGGAACACCAAGGAAATGGATCCCGAGAGCCAGTCCAACCCATACTGTAAGGCTGATTTTGTTTCCCATCTTTCTTTAGTTGAAACTGTTAAATTGGTCTGTGCCTGTGTGAATGTATTATATGTAGAAATGTGCTGGTATTTGTATTTCCAGGGTTACGCCCCTGTTATCGCAGGAACTCCATCTCAGCTAACGCCTGCTCATGTGAGAGCTGAGAACCAGGAAGCACAGAGATCGGCAGCTGGGAGCTCCCCTAGTCATAATTTAACTACTGAGGTAACGCTATACTCTAGCTGTGAGTATTTGTGTGTCACAGACTAAaaaacttttgttgttttttttttaaaacatatggCTTCATTCGTTCTTAGCAGGAAACATCTaatgaggaagagaggaagattTCCTTTTCGGTGCCCGGGGCTTCAGACTGTCTCCACTCCTCTGAGGACTGCGTTCAATTCCAAATCAAGAAGGATGGAGATAAAGAAAGGTGGAGCAAATCTGAAGAGTATTTTTCTGCACTGCCACTAGACACGGACACGTCTGAATCCTGCACTGTTTACACTTCGGAGAAACTGAACCACTTATAGAGCACAGAGATGTGGAGCTGAAATAAgggacaaagaaacaaaacatgcGGAGAAAGTtatgaaggaaaagaaaagaaggaccTTGCCTGTGCCTTTTGCATCTGAGCCTAGTATAAATGGTTTGACATCAATATTGCATGCCTTTTGTtaatgtaattgtaatttttctGCAGCATGAGTTGAGCATTAGCCTTCCTGTTGTCATATTTCCCATTTCTTGACACTGACTGATGGTGCTCCTGACGTCTCCTTTAGCCTCTGCTGTTACCTACCTCCAGACCCTCAGGACCAATGTAATATGCACTGTATATTTTtgctgagagtgtgtgtatgtgtgtgtgtaacgtgATCTTTAGAGCTACACAGAAATGAGCGTTGTGATATGAAAGTTTGCAAAAGGGAACTTTGAACTACTGTACAGTAATGTAGAGTTAGATGAAGTGTTTTTCTCCATCCATCATGTTAACGACTCCTAACTGCAACAACAATTAATTGTCATGTTAAATGTATGTTCTGCAGTTTAATGTTTATTGCacttaaatactgtatttaccCTTGAGGTAACTGTAGTCATAGTTTTGTGAAATGTAACAAGTTCCAACAAATATTGCATAAGTGTATTAATCCATGAATTTTGTGTTCAGAATCTTATTGCCAGATCTTTCTAGTGACAAGAATGATAGATGGACGTgtaatatttttgtaatatcaatttgttcaagaGCATGTCATCTCTTAAACAATAAAATTTACTTTTAACTTTATCTTGATTTTCTCCAATAATGTCAATGTcaaatggcttgttttgtctgagtgGCAGTTCatatccaaagatattcagtttgacCCTTGTGTATTTTTAAGATTGGTTTTACTTCCTCATTGTTTGGTGTCCCACAGACCCCTCTGTTcaatgtgaaaaataacagtaatagcAATTGCAAAAGTAACTAATTGATCAGAATAAAATTAACAAGTCAGGAAGTCTTCGGGTGATAAAACAATGTTTGGTATATTTTTGAGCTGTTCAAGAGAGCCCAGGGTCTCCAGGAGCCCACACAGAACATTAGGGTTAAGTCagttttaaaattgaaaaatccTCTGCTTCCAGCCTCTTagatatgaatattttctggtttcttctaTGATCAAAAACAGAATATCTGtggtttgtggactgttggtctggaAAAACAACACGTTTTAGATTGCATCatgggctttgagaaacagtgattgacatttttcaccattttctgacattgtacagaccaaaacaaatggacagattaatcgataattgaaaaataatcgttagttgcagccctaaattgTTAAATAGAAGTCAAGTAGCACATGCTGACGTGTTACAAGAGGAAAGagtgaatattttacatttttacctgaaaaaaatgactgaaacaaacCCAAAAAAATGGTCATCGATCCACATTATATTTTCAGTACTAGATAGGTACATTGATAAGTGATTGGTGCGATCCCGGCAGTAGAGGGCAGTACGGCACCTGTGAGGATTGAGCGCTAAAGAGAtcgtagaagaagaagaagccagtTTGTAGCGGCAATGAAAGGACAGCGTGCTACTTCCAACCTGAGCAAAACATAAGTAAAGCGTACATTAGTGGTAATATCTATCAAAGTACAAAGCGGGTGTAATTCCATTTTCTGGAAACGACTTTTAGGACTGCACTGGGAAGATGTCTTTGGTTTGTGCAAGTAAGTGAAGTTAAATTCATTGATATGACGAGCACCGCGCTAATGCTACTAGCTAACTTAGCTAAGGTTAGCGGCCATGCAGTGCCACCGTGTACTTGTGAAGGCTCACTAGTCAtgtttgtagttgttttttgttgatttgtaaGCTCTGGTTGCATTTTTTACAGTCTCCAACGAGGTCCCAGAGCACCCGTGCGTCTCTCCGGTGTCCAACCAGGTGTTTGAGCGCCGGCTGATTGAGAAGTACATCGCTGAGAATGGGACGGACCCGATGAATGGACAACCTCTGTCGGAGGAGCAGCTCGTAGATATCAAAGGTAAATTATAGGCAGCAGCTGGCGAAACACACCGGTTTACTAACCAAACATGTTGCTGTATTTAACCGCATTCAATGTAGTTTGGTAATCTGGCTACTgagaaaaggctttaaaaagCTACTAACAGTGTCAGTCTagtgttatttatattttcagccGGTAATGGGAAAGTTATATGAAGAGCTGTATTACtaaaacttattttcattatagattcaTCTAAGGATTACTTTTTGATTCATTTACTTTACAAAATATATCCATATCTTGCAGCCCTGATAAAGTCAGCACAAATAAACTGGACGAATTGATGATTGAAGCAGAGACACAGTACTGAATTTTTGCAACTTTTCTCTGTTCTAGTGTCCCATCCTATTAGACCAAAGGCTCCATCAGCAACAAGCATTCCTGCCATTC comes from Thunnus maccoyii chromosome 8, fThuMac1.1, whole genome shotgun sequence and encodes:
- the LOC121901942 gene encoding uncharacterized protein LOC121901942 isoform X2, coding for MSSCALLAALFSLPLALGWVVLGDREEAQMVCAGKEFRLPVYSISRTVTFTPNPPGMRRVLLEKTIVKDPRFEWTRDKMLVLKEVTHEDQGLYAIKLSSGFTYETVRLTVSECIKYYQRNYGDNFEHNIPENASLLEFSPRGSPPEAMPVVLWNWTDPDTSDMGRGRLLRGRKVWVAERVTQADQGNYTVRDGRGKVLSRSTLTVRGHAFNVTRFTKESLNLPLFLPVPHANLIFTPARHPDETSLGPFDPKPPRGPVQLIREGQITDYDMRYRGLISLGRNGSINEVIIVRLTSRHDGVYEIRDGDGNLVSSTFLQVIEKGGRWRALLKSITVPSGMFVSLAGFILFMKRYPNCTISQIFAGFRAIRTPPANPPRVNIQDYSQPCIQPSGFSHSQQPGTPRKWIPRASPTHTGYAPVIAGTPSQLTPAHVRAENQEAQRSAAGSSPSHNLTTEETSNEEERKISFSVPGASDCLHSSEDCVQFQIKKDGDKERWSKSEEYFSALPLDTDTSESCTVYTSEKLNHL
- the LOC121901942 gene encoding uncharacterized protein LOC121901942 isoform X1; its protein translation is MSSCALLAALFSLPLALGWVVLGDREEAQMVCAGKEFRLPVYSISRTVTFTPNPPGMRRVLLEKTIVKDPRFEWTRDKMLVLKEVTHEDQGLYAIKLSSGFTYETVRLTVSECIKYYQRNYGDNFEHNIPENASLLEFSPRGSPPEAMPVVLWNWTDPDTSDMGRGRLLRGRKVWVAERVTQADQGNYTVRDGRGKVLSRSTLTVRGHAFNVTRFTKESLNLPLFLPVPHANLIFTPARHPDETSLGPFDPKPPRGPVQLIREGQITDYDMRYRGLISLGRNGSINEVIIVRLTSRHDGVYEIRDGDGNLVSSTFLQVIEKGGRWRALLKSITVPSGMFVSLAGFILFMKRYPNCTISQIFAGFRAIRTPPANPPRVNIQDYSQPCIQPSGFSHSQQPGTPRKWIPRASPTHTGYAPVIAGTPSQLTPAHVRAENQEAQRSAAGSSPSHNLTTEQETSNEEERKISFSVPGASDCLHSSEDCVQFQIKKDGDKERWSKSEEYFSALPLDTDTSESCTVYTSEKLNHL